The nucleotide window GCAAGGAGCGATGCTCCTTGAAACCCCGACTACGCCCCGGCGGGGTGAAGCAGGGGTTTCGCGAAGCATGCTTCGCGCCTGCGTAACGGTCCTGGCATGCATGCCAGGACTCCATCCTGACCCCGGCATTTGCACTAGGGGTGGGTTCATCCAAGTCGCATCACTGTCAACGTTTTTCTTGCAGTATCTACGGCCGAGATGCAACGCCGGCAGCGGGCAAAAAATCAGTTGCCGCTGACCAGGCGGTTGCCGGCCTGGGTCATGTCGTCCGCGGCCTTGAACAGTTTCATCTGCACTTCGAACGTCCGGTTCAGGCTCATCGTCGCCACCATCTCTTCGACAGCGGAGACGTTCGAGCCTTCCAGGTGGCCCGGGCGCACGGTGACGGTGTTGTCCGTCATCAGCGGCTGGCCGTCGCGGGACACGATCAGGCCCGCCTCGTTCTTGGTCAGCTCGCTGCCTTCGGCGCGCACCAGTTTCAGCTTGTCGATGACCTGCATCTCGCCGCGGCCGCCCGGGCTCTGGATCGACACGGTACCGTCCTGGCCGATCTCGACCTTGCTGTGGATCGGCAGCGTGATCGGGCCGCCTTCGCCCAGGATCGGCATGCCGTTCACGGTCATGGTGCCATCCTGGTCCAGCGTGATCGCGCCGGCGCGGGTGTAGGCTTCGCCGGTCGGACCTTCGACGGCGAAGTAGCCGGGGCCGGAAATGGCCACGTCCATGTCGCGGCCGGTCGGGCGCAGCGTGCCCTGCTTGGTCGAGATCGCATTGGCCTGCATGGTGGCCATGTGGCGGTCGTCGTAGCCATAGCCGGCCGCCTTTTGCGCGGTGGCCAGTTCCAGGTTGGCCCGGAAGCCACCCGTGTCCATGTTCGCGAGATTGTTGGCGTGTACCTGCTGGCCCCGCAGGGCCCGCTCGGCACCGCTCATCGCGGTATAGATCAGCGCATCCATGTCAGCTCAGCCTTACATTGCCTGCATCAGGGATTGCAGCATCTGGTTCTCGGTGGTGATTACCTTCGAGTTGGCCTGGTAATTACGCTGCGAACCCATCAGGCCCACCAGTTCGGACGTGATGTCCACGTTCGAGCCTTCCAGCGTGGCGGTCGACAGGCTGCCGGCCACGCTCTTGCCCGGGTTGTCCAGGCTGACCGTGCCGACGTCGGCGCCGTTCGCGGTCCAGCTGGTGTCGCTCACCGGGATCAGCGCATCTTCGTTCGAGAAGGTGGCCAGCTTGATCTGGCCGACGGCCTGCTGTTCGCCGTTCGAGTACTTGGCGACTACCTTGCCGTCCGACGCCAGTTCCACGCCGACATACTGGCCGGTCGTGTAGCCATCGGCGATGTTGACCGAGGTGGTCGCTTCGCCCGCCTGGAACGTGGTGCCCACGTAGTCCAGCGTGATGTTCATCTCGGCGGCCGGCGCCGGGTCGTAGGTCATCGCCAGCGTGGTCGGGTCGTTGGTCAGCTTGCCGTCCTGGTCGAAGGTGAGGGTGATGCCGGTGCCGGCCGAAGGCGCCTGGCCGTCGATCAGCGTGTACACGGCAACGCTGTTGGTGGCGTCGTCGGTACGGGCGAAGTACTGGCTCACCGTGTGGCTCTTGCCCTGGCTGTCATACGCCAGCGTGACCTTGGTCATGTTGTAGCTGGCGGGGTCCGGGGCGGCCGGGTCGAAGGCGATGGCCGGCTTCTTCCAGTCGGCCGACAGGTTGGCGGCGAAGTCGATCTCGGTGGTCGGCTTGGCCTTCAGCGTCTGCGTCGGCACCTTGATATCGCCCGGCACGCCGTCCGATTCCACGCCCGGCGTCAGCTGGTTGCCCTGCACGCGGCGGCCGGCGCTGTCGACCAGGAAGTCGGAGCCGTCCTTGGTGAAGATGCCGACGCGGCTGTACACGGTCTCGCCGGAGCCGGTCTTGCTGACGAAGAAGCCGCGGCCATTGATCGAGGCATCCAGCGAGCGGCCGGTGGACAGCACGCCGCCGGACAGGCCGATGTTCTGCGTGGTCGAACCCACCTGCACGCCGGTCGGCTGGCTGCCCGCGTACATCGAGGAGAAGTTGGCGCGCTGCGCCTTGTAGCCGTAGGTGCTGGCGTTGGCGATGTTGTTCGAAATGCTGTTCAGCTGCTCGTTGACGGCCTGGATGCCGGACAGTGCGATATTGAAGCTCATGACGGGTCCTTGTTACAGAGAGGTGGTGGCGGCGCCGGCAGCGGCGACAGCGGTGGAGTTGGATTTACCGTTGAAGGCGGTAATTGCGCTCGGTGCGACTTCGCCCACATTGGCGACGTTCAGCACAATGCTGCCGTTCGAGCCCAGGCGCACACTGTTCAGGCGGCCGGCGATATCGAGCGCCGGCGTTTCGCCCGAGGAAGTGACGACCTGCATCTTGTAATTCCCCGGCGGCAAGCCCATCGCCGTCGGGTCGATCGACACCGGCGACGTGCCCGCGGTCAGCGGGCCCAGTGCCAGTTCGTGGGGGACGCCGTCGGCGCCGGTCAGCACCAGGGTCGTCTTGCTGCTGTTCGAGCCCAGCGTGACCGCGCCGCCGACCTTTGCGCCGTCCAGCTGCACGCTGGTGGCGCTGGCCATCACTTCGGAGCCCACCTGGGCGCCCAGGCCCAGCACCTGCATGCTTTGCAGCACGCTGGCGTTGTTGCTGGTCAGCGAAGCCAGGCTTTGCAGCGCTTCGGTCTGCGACAGCTGGGTCAGCTGTTGGACGAACTGCGCCGGGTCCGACGGGGCCAGCGGATCCTGGTTCTGGATCTGCGCCACCAGCAGCTTGGTGAACATTTCCTGGGTTTCGCTGGTCTTGCCAGCGGCGCTGGTGCCATTGGCGAGCGGGGTAGTGCTCGCGTTCGCCGCGGCTGCGCCGGCGGAATTGGTAAAGAGATTGGTTTCCATGATCAGCTTTCGCCCAGTTTCAGGAGGGATTGCTGCATGCCGCGCAGGCGGCCCAGCACTTCGACATTCGTTTCAAAGGCACGCGAGGCGGACATCATGTCCGTCATTTCGGCGACCTGGTTGACGTTCGGGTAGAACACGATGCCGTCGGCATTGGCCATCGGATTGTCGGGTTCGTACACCTTGCGCAGCGGCTCGGCGCTCTCGACCACGTCGAGCACCTGCACGCGCCCGCCGCTGTCGGCGTTCGGGCCTTCGTTCATGACAGCGGCAAACACGGGCTTGCGGGCCCGGTACGTGTCGTTTTCATTGCCGGACACCGAATCGGCATTGGCCAGGTTCGATGCCACCGTATTCAGGCGCACCGTCTGCGCCGCCATGGCGGAACCGGCGATCTGGGAAATATCCTTGAAACTCATTAGTTCTCCTGCTGGGCTGACAGGGCGGTTATCGACGCGCCCCGAGCTTTCTGAATGACAAACTCGCCATGATGTGCGGAAATATTTTCCCGCCCGGCTTACTGTCCGTTGATCGCCTTGGCCAGGCCGCGCAGCTTCATGTTGACGAAGGTGAGGCTGGTCTGGAAGTCGGTGGCATTCTGCGAGAACGCTGCCTGTTCGACGCCGATCTCGACGGTGTTGCCGTCGGTGCTCGGGTGGAACGGCACGCGGTACAGCGGATCGCTGTCACCCATCAGCGCCAGACCGCCCGCGTCCTGCGAGCGCAGCTGCGCCATCGATGCGGCGAAGTCGATATCCTGGGCCTGGAAGCCCGGCGTGTTTTCGTTGGCGATGTTCGAGGCCAGGACGCGGGTCCGTTCCGCCCGCAGGTGAAGCGCATCGGCGTGGACCCCGGTGGCTTCCTTGAAGTTGATTCCCATTATTTCTCCCTGTGAGACGAGCCGCCCTACATGGCGTGACAGCCCATGTAAAATGGCCGCCGGCTGGCATGAAACATTGCCGGCCGTTTTGATCCAGATCAGGCCCTGCAGAAGGTGTTGCCCATGTTCAACAAACGAATTGTACTCCGGTTTTTCCCTCTGTTGCTCATCGGCACCATCAAGTTTTCGGTGGCAGCACCGGTCACGAGCGAACAACTTGTCGCCCAGGTGCAACAGGCCGCGCAGGAACAGCTGAAAAGACATGCCAGCCTGGCAAATTGGGTGGACGCCCAGTTCACTGTCGAGGTAGTGCGCAATAACCGGCCGATCGGTGCCTGCGCCCAGCCGCCCAGAGTGGAGCCGGCCGATGTGCGGACCCCGGCGCGCATGCGCTTCGTGGCAATCTGTCCAGACCAGGGTGGCTGGCGTTATGAATTCGTCACCCGCGCGAAGATTTCAGCGAAGGTGGCCGTTGCGGCAACGGACTTGCCAACAGGGAAAACCCTGTCGCCAGAAGATGTGTTGCTCGAGCGCCACGATATCAGCGGCATGCCCGACAGTTTCTCCGATCTGACGATGGTGCAGGACCTGGCCACGCGCCGCACCATCCGCGCCGGCGACGTGCTGCGGCAAAACATGCTGGTCGCCCCCACGCTGGTCAAGCGCGGCGACGCGGTCCGCATCGTGGCGAAACGCGAAGGCATCGAGGTCAGCATGGCCGGCGAGGCGCTGGACGGCGGCGGGCGCGGCACCTCGATTCGGGTGAAGAACGCCAGCGGTGTCACGATCCGGGCCCGGGTGACGGACATCGGCCAGGTCGAGCCCGCTGAGTGACTGCGGAGTACAGCTTAAGTTCCCCTTGAAATCCGGTCACTTGGGCCGGCATCAAGGGCCGCGCCGGTTGCGGTCGACCCTGCCGCATGGCCTGCTAAGTTGAATGCGTATGCCGTAGCGATCGCAGCCGCGGTTCCGGCATGCACACCAACGGGGACCATGCCATGAACGACCTGATGAAAACGCTGCGACAGCGATGCTTCGCCGCCGCAGCCATCGCTGCCTTTGCACTGAATGCCCACGCCGCCATCGGCAGCGCGAGTGCCGCCGACGTGACGCTCGACGGCGCACCTGCCGATGCGTTCGCCTACCAGGATGGCTGGAACCCCCATGCCGGTCCGATGGGCGACACCAGCGGCTTCGGCACCGCCTTCGACGCCTTCGGCACGGGCGATTTCACGCTGCTGGCCAAGTACGAGGACTCCGGTTTTCCGGATACGAGTCCGCTGACGTTCACTTTCGCCCAGGCACCTGGCGGGACCAGCGGCACCTGGTCCGTCACCAATACCGGCAGCGACATCATCACGCTCGACCTGGTATTCGCGATCCACGCCGGCAACCAGGGCGGTGCCTGGCTGTTCGACGACCAGGTCATCAATCCCGGCGCCACCGAAACGCTGCCCGGCACGTGGCAGATCCTGTGGACCGTGGGAAATAACGGCTCGAATCCCGCATTCTCGAACCTGACGCTGTTCGAACGCGACAGGGTGACGACGCCGGTGCCGGAACCGGGCACGTACACGATGCTGCTGGCTGGCCTGGTGGTGACGGGCGTGGCGATGCGCCGGAGGAACAGGGCGCACTGAGCGGCGCGGACGGCGGCCCGGGCGGTCCGCCAGGCGGAGACGGGCGGCTGCCCTGAGCTGCAACGGCGGGGTGGCCGGGAAAACCAGAAGTCAACGTCTGAAAGGGTTTCGATATGGCACTCTCTGTGCCCGGGCTACCAATGGATATTGAGCAGGTAGAACTTTTTATCCAATAAAACAAGGACTTGGACGACAACAAACGTCAAATAATGTACTTTATTTCAATGTTTCCCTGTTAGACTTCAACTGTCTGCCTCGCCTGGCATTCCGTCGTCGGCGCTTCCGGCAATAACAAGTGGGGAAAAAATGAAACTTCTAGTTCAAAAACTGGCTGCCGCATCGGCCATCCTGGCCTTTGCATTCAATGCGCACGCCGCGATCGGCAGCGCCAGCGCGGCGGATGTCACGCTCGACGGCCAGGCCGCCGACGCGTTCGCCTACGAGGCCGGCTGGAATCCGCATGCAGGGCCGAACGGCGATACCAGCGGCTTCGGCACGGCGTTCGACGGCACCGGCACGGAAAGCTTTTCGCTGCTGGACAAATACGACCATGACGAAGGCTTTGCCAATCTCGGTCCGCTGACGTTCACGTTCTCCGAAACCACCGGCAACAATGGCCTGTGGACGGTCACCAACACGAGCGCCACGTCGAACATCACGCTCGACCTCGTGTTCGCCATCCACGCCGGCAACCAGGGCGGCGCCTGGCTGTTCGATAACCAGACCGTGCTGGCCGGCCAGACCTTGCAGGGCGACTGGGAAATCCTCTGGACCGTTGGCCAGGGCCAGGGCAACTCGCCCGACTTCTCCAACCTGACCCTGTTCTCGCGCGACGTGGTCACGACGCCGGTACCGGAGCCGGGCACCTATGCGATGCTGCTGGCCGGCCTGGCTGTCACGGCCGTGGTGCGCCGCCGCCGCAAGAGCTGATTGGTCGACGGGCGTGAAAAAGGGGGCGGGCCCATCATGGGACCGCCCCCTTTTTTCATCGCCGCGCGCTGCAATGGCGCGTCACGCCAACAATATCGTCAACAACCAGGCCAACAATCAGGCCATCAATAGTCCGTGCGCGCGATGCGCGAGGCCAGTTTCGACAGTTTCTGCACATAGGCCGGGTCGGTGGCATAACCGCCGCGCGCCAGTCCGCTGGCGAACGCATGCGCGTCATCGCCGGCGTTGAGGGCTTTCTGGTAGCGCGGGTTGGACGCCAGCAGGTCGGCATAGTCGCGGAACGCGCTGGCCTGGTCCGGGTAGCTGCGGAATTTCTCCACTTTCTTCACGGGCGTGCCGTGCTCGTACTCGGTGGTGACGTTGGCCGCCACGTCGCCCTGCCATCCGCTGCCGGCCTTGATGCCGAACAGGTTGTTGCTGTCGGCGGTACCGTTGCGCAGCGGGCGCTGGCCCCAGCCGGACTCGAGCGCGGCGTGGGCCGCCACGATATCCGGCGACACACCGAGCCTGGCCGCGGCGACTTCCGCATGCGGCCGGATGGTTGCCAGGAATTGCTGCTGGGCGTCGCCATCGATGCCGTTGCCATCGACCGCGCCGCTGACCGCGCCGTTACCCAATTCGGTGCCGCCGAGCGCCTGGGCCGCCAGCCTGGCGCGCAGCGCGGCGCCGTCGGCCGACAGCGGGGTGTCCGGGCTGTCGAAGGACATCCCGCCGCCCTGCGCGATGAAGGTCGCCACGTCGGCCTGCACGGCCTGGAACGCCGGCGAAAAGCCGGTACTGCCGCCGCCGCCGGCAAACGCGGACGGCAGGGCAGGGCGTGCCGAGGTCATGTTCGACACGGTGGCCGCGGTGGCCTGGGTGGGCATGGTCGGGAACGTCATCAGGCGGGTTCGTACGTCTGGTTATCGCCATGCAGCACGCGCTGCATGATCGTGAACTGTTCGGCGAGCAGGTCGCCATTGCGCTTGCTGGCCGCCTTGGCCGCCAGCACCATCTGTTCCAGCGCGCTCCAGTCGGCTTCCAGCCGGGCGCGCGGTTCCGGGCGCAGCAGGGTGAACACCTGCGCCATCGACGCGCTTGCCCCTGTCAGCCGCGTGGCGAACTCAACGCGTTCCGCGCGCCGGCTTTCCAGCGTGTCGACCAGCGTGCCGATCTCGGCCGCGAGCTGGCCCAGCCGTTCCTGCTGGTGGCGGATGGCCGCATCGAACTGCTGCTCCAGCAGGTCGAGCAGGGTGCGGTACGCCGCCATGTCGTCGGCCACGCCCTGCAGCAATTGCGTCATCGCCGCCTGGCGGGTCGTGCCGGTCGTGCCCACCGTGGCATTCACTGCTGCCGTCACGTCACTGGCCCCCGTGGAAACGCTGGATCATGCCGGCCAGCTTGCCGGCGTTGAATGGCAGCTCGCCCTTGGCGAGCGCGTCGCGCAACATCGCCACCTTGGCATGGTCGAAGTCGGGCATCTCCTTCATCGCCTGCATGGCGGGCTGGAGCACGGAAGACTGCAGCGGCGCGCTGGCCGCCGGGGCGGCTGCCTTGGGCGCCTCCGCCGGGGCCGTGTCGGTAACGGTCTGTACCGGCATCACGCCCGGGGTTCCACTGGAAATTCGCATACGTTGACCTCTTGACTTGGTTTCGATCGCCATGTCCGTTAACCTCCCGCCGGCTGCATCTTGCTGCGCAGCTGCTTCAACTCGGCGGCATCGGGCAGTTCCGTCTCGACGCCCGGAGCGACCGCTTCGGTGTTGCCCGGCATGCCGAACATGCCGGCAATCGCATTGGCCTGGCTGCTCGTCAGGATCAGCAGCTCGATGCGGCGGTTGACCCCGGCCCTGGCATGTTTCGTATTGAGGGGAGCACGGTCGGCCATGCCGACCACCTGCAGCACGCTGTCGGCCGGCATGCTGCCGGCAAGCAGTTGAGCGCGCGCGGACATGGCGCGGTTCGACGACAGGTTCCAGTTGGAGAACGCGGCGTGGCTGGTATCTTCGTATTGTAACGAATCCGTGTGGCCGACGATCAGCATCTGGTTCTTCATGCGTGCAAACAAGGGTCCCATTTTACGCAAAAGCGACTGGAACTTGCCGGTGGGCACTGCACTACCGCGCACAAACATGCCTTGCTTGTCGGTATCGTGCAACATGACACGAAGACCATACGGCGTAATCACCGATTCCAGGTTGCTTTTCAGGCCAGCATCCTGGCTCATCTGCTGCAGCGCCTTGGCCAGCAGGGCCAGGTCGTCGCGCGTCTCGTAAGCCACCTTTTCCGGCGCCTGTTGCGGATTCTGCTGGGTACTCTGTTCTTCGCGGCCTTCCACGTCGGAGTTGCCGGTACGCGGCATCGGGAAACGCTCGATCAGGCTGCCGCGCGGGCCGCCCACGGCTTCCGGCATCACGCCCTTGCCCTGGTCGGTCCGGTTGCCATCGGACTGCGTAAGGATCTGCTCCAGGCTCTCGGTATTGCGCGCCGCCATCAGCCACAGCACCAGGAACAGGCACATCAGGGCCAGGCAGAAGTCCGCGAACGCCACCTTCCATGCGCCGCCGTGATCGTCGTGCGCATGCTTGCCGCCGCTGCGCTTGACGATCGTGGTTTCATGGTGTTTCTCATGCGGCTTTTGCACGGCCGCCTCCACTTTCGCCACTTTCCATCGCGTTGATCCAGCTTTCCAGCTGGGCAAAGCTCGGCTTGGTATTCAGCTGCACCAGGCGCCGGCCGGCGTCGATCGCCAGGAGCGGTGGTTTGCCGGATACGTGCGTGACCAGCACCACCTTCACCGATTCCAGCGCGCCGGCTTCCTCGCTGACCAGCTGCTTGAGCATGTTGCAGATCGGGTCGATCAAGCCATAGCACAGGAAAATGCCGATAAAGGTACCGACCATCGCCGCGCCGACCTTTTCGGCGATCTCGCCGGACGAGGCGCCGCCGCCCACGGTACCCATGGTGATCACGATGCCCAGCACGGCGGCCAGAATGCCGAAGCCCGGCATGGCTTCGCCGATCTTGCCCAGCGACTTGGCCGGCTGCGTCAGCTCTTCGTGGATCAGTTCCAGTTCCTGCTCCAGCACGCCTTCCAGCTCGTGCGCGTTGATCTTGCCCATGGCCATCAGGCGGAAGTTGTCGACGATGAACGCCAGCAGCTTCTGCTCTTCCAGCACGGAAGGGTAGCGCTGGAAGATCGCGCTGTCCTTCGGTGCCTCGACGTGCGCATCCAGCGCCTTCAGGCCGCCAGCGGCCAGTTGCAGCAGTTCGTACATCAGCAGCAGCAACTGGCGCTGGAATTCGGAGTCGTATTTCTTGCGCACGATGATCTTCTTCAGCTGGTGCGCCAGCTCGTGCAGGATGTGGCCGGGATTGCCCAGCACCAGCGCGCCAGCGCCGGCACCGGCGATCACCAGGATCTCGATCGGGTGCCAGATGGCGGCGAAGGTGCCGCCCATCAGGATGTAGCCGCCGAAGACGCTGCCGAAAATAATGATAAGGCCGACAATTTGCTGCATGGTGAATTCCTTTATCTGTGCCGGCGGGTCAACCCTGCAGCACGGCTTTCATCTTGTTCAGGGCCGCCTTGTTCAGCTGGCACACGCGCGCATCCGTCAATTCCAGCACGGCGGCGATTTCCTTGTAGCTGAGCTCGAACTCGTAGTACATCTGCACCACGCGCTGCTCGCGTTCATTCAAGCCGTTCAGGGCCTGTTCCAGGCTGCGCCGGACCATCAGCTGCTCTTCCGGGCTGGGCGCGCTGCCGGCACTGCCTTCGGCGGCGCCTTCCTGCAGCAGGTCGTCGAAGCTGGCCATCACCTCGGCATTTTCATCGAGCTGGTACGCCATGTACTCGTCGGCCGTGATGCCCAGGCCGGCAATGGCTTCCTGCTCGCTGGGCTCGCGGCCCAGCTTGCGGGTGAGAGCGCGCACGCCGTCGCGCAATTTGTGGCTTTGCTGGCGCACCGCGCGGGGACGCCAGTCCTGCCGGCGCAGCTCGTCCAGGATCGCGCCGCGGATGCGCAGGCTGGCGAAGCTGCCGAACGCGGCATCCGGTTCGCCGTAGCGGCGCAGTGCCTCGAGCAGGCCCATCAGGCCGATCTGCTCCATGTCTTCGCGGTCGATCGCGCCGCCCACCTGCGAGTTCAGCTGGCGCACGATCTTCTTCACCAGCGGCGCATACGACATCAGGTGTTTCTGCTCGGCCGCCGGCGACAGCGCCTGCGCGGCCGCGCGGACTTCGTAGGTTTCGCCATAGCTTTCGCCATAGCCATCGGCATAGCCGCCGCCGTAATTCCCGGCGGAGGATTCGGTTGCTGCATATACCATATCGGCCCCTTACTCCAGGATCAGCTTGCCGATCATGACTTCCTTGAACGGCTGCTCGCGCTCGTCTTTCTCGTATTCGGCCTCGAACGCCTTGTTCAGCGCTTCGGCGAACTCGTCGATTGTCATCGCCTGCGCCTTGTCCATCGGCAGTCCCGACAGCGTGCGCACCGCCACGCTGCGCAGCAGCGGCAGGTGTTCCTTGGCTTCCTTTTCCAGCTTGACCGGGGTGGCCACCACGAGGTCGGCCGACAGGTAATGCGGCACGGCTTCGTTCGGCGAGCGGCGCAGCATGACGATGACCTTGTCGACGGTCAGGTACTTGAGCGGACCGACTTCTTCCTCGTCTTCCTTCTTTTTCTTCTTCTTGGCGGTCTTGTCCTCGGCGTGGGCAGCCTCGGCGGCATCGGCCTTGGGCGCCAGGAACCACACGGCCGCGCCGGCACCGCCGCCGCAGACCAGTGCGACGCCAAGGATGATCATGATGAGTTTCTTGTTCATTTAACGCTTACTCCCGCAGCATCGCGAAGGTGGTGTTGGTATCGTTGCCCTCGTTCAGCGCGCGGCCTGGACCGCGCTGTTCACGCTGCTGTTCTGCTTCCCGCTCGGGCTGGCGGCCGCGGCCTTCGCTGTCTGCCAGCGAGCGCGATGAAGCTTGCGAGACCGTCACGGCCACATCGCCTTGCTGGCGTTGCGACAAATCCTGGCGCATCGAATCGCCCACCGCGTTCAGCTGGCGCACGACTTCGCTGTTGGTGGCCGACATGCTGACATGCAGCGCACCGGCGGTCTGGCGGATCGAGATCTCGATGCTGCCCAGATTGGGCGGCTCAAGGCGTATAACGGCTTGATCGTTCCCTTTCTGAAGGGTAACTTGCAAACGATCGCCGAGCGCGGCGCGCAGCGGTTGCTGCCACTGCTCCGGCGTGCCCGCCAGCCGGACCGTATCGGCGGGCGCGGCGGTGCCGGTCGCAGGGGCCGTCGCGGCCATTACGCCGCGGAACGTTGCCTGGCTGTCACCCTGGGGCTGGCCGGAGTGACCTTCAGCGCCGGGCTGGGCCGAACTGTCCTGCGCGGCCAGCACGGTGGCCGGCGCAACGCCGGCGGCCGGCGTGGCGTTGCCATGTGCAGTCGCCACGGCGGGCATCGCCACGGCATTGCGCGCGGCAGCACTGTCGCGATCGGCTGCGGCGGCGAAGCGGAACGGCATGGCATTGATGCGCAACGACATCGCGTCGCCGGTCGCCAGCCGCGCCTGCGCAGCCTGGGGCGCCGCGACGGCGGCAGCGGCGGCGGTGA belongs to Pseudoduganella albidiflava and includes:
- a CDS encoding FliA/WhiG family RNA polymerase sigma factor; this encodes MVYAATESSAGNYGGGYADGYGESYGETYEVRAAAQALSPAAEQKHLMSYAPLVKKIVRQLNSQVGGAIDREDMEQIGLMGLLEALRRYGEPDAAFGSFASLRIRGAILDELRRQDWRPRAVRQQSHKLRDGVRALTRKLGREPSEQEAIAGLGITADEYMAYQLDENAEVMASFDDLLQEGAAEGSAGSAPSPEEQLMVRRSLEQALNGLNEREQRVVQMYYEFELSYKEIAAVLELTDARVCQLNKAALNKMKAVLQG
- a CDS encoding flagellar hook-length control protein FliK encodes the protein MMMTIPSAPGGAAAAHGAQSAIISGDAASAATPATLEGVPTGTPEEAGLPMMFAQLFDVAALAIPAGTAATADGAGEPASEASATDVPAEQASAEAPLAAMMPALPFALPAQAAAMAVNLALVANGTDALAGQERAIAPAGSATAPVAGATLPDSALVQARGIALSGAIPGQAAGVTLPAAGADSARQATADAITAAAAAVAAPQAAQARLATGDAMSLRINAMPFRFAAAADRDSAAARNAVAMPAVATAHGNATPAAGVAPATVLAAQDSSAQPGAEGHSGQPQGDSQATFRGVMAATAPATGTAAPADTVRLAGTPEQWQQPLRAALGDRLQVTLQKGNDQAVIRLEPPNLGSIEISIRQTAGALHVSMSATNSEVVRQLNAVGDSMRQDLSQRQQGDVAVTVSQASSRSLADSEGRGRQPEREAEQQREQRGPGRALNEGNDTNTTFAMLRE
- a CDS encoding flagellar basal body-associated FliL family protein produces the protein MNKKLIMIILGVALVCGGGAGAAVWFLAPKADAAEAAHAEDKTAKKKKKKEDEEEVGPLKYLTVDKVIVMLRRSPNEAVPHYLSADLVVATPVKLEKEAKEHLPLLRSVAVRTLSGLPMDKAQAMTIDEFAEALNKAFEAEYEKDEREQPFKEVMIGKLILE